The segment ACACAATCCCTTTTACcctgtctgtcagtctgcctgTAGCTcactcaccacacacacagcggcACACACATAAGAGTAGATGCTCGGAGACACTTGACCgataaacgcacacacacgcatcactaaATGCTGAGGTAATTTTATTACCAGTGAAGCAGCTCAAAACTGTGGATAGAagaaataaatgacacatgCAAGGTTTTACACTACTTTACAAGGCTAAGCCAGGGGACTGGGCCAAAGGCGCGTCATCAATGCTATGCTTGAGATCTGAACGAGTTCTGACATGTGGATAAAGAGGAAGGAAAACTCTGACATGACCAAAACCTCTCAAGTTCTGAGCAGAGCTCTAAAGTAAAGCACCAAAGTGGCCCCAGTTGTCGAAACAGACGTACCTATATCACAGACATAGTGACTTGATCAAAGATTTTTATGTTATTGACCCGTTCATAGTTAACATGTATTAATTGGAACCATACATATccttaataataattttaatactACATTGTTTACAGGGGTTATACAAAGAAAATAACCAAAAAGGCATAATACATGTAATATTTGACATATGAAatacagcaaagaaagcaaaacagAAATTAGTAAAAGAAGTTTAAGGTCTCTTGATGTCATTCCAATGTCTGCTGCgcaaataaaaaagtgaatcATCTAATCAAAGATTaggaaatattttaatataactTTTGTAAAACAAAGTAGTAATAATCAGAAGAACACATTAAGATTGCAagattttgaaaatgtaaaagtcCAAATCTCACAAGTAGATTGGAGGTGAaaagtttaaaatgtattttttctgaAATTGAAGTGCACACCATTGCTAATGAATGAACTAACTTCAACAGACTATTGTGACCTGcagcatatttttatttatttttacctggAAACTGAGTTCAAATAATTTGACCCCTGGGGATGACAGTCAAATGATAACTCTCCTCCTTGTTATTGATGGCAAAGTGGTCAAGTGGGGTAGAGAGTGATGATTATCTTATTTAACTTTCCCTTCTCTGCAAATTAGGTATTGTATACTTTACCCCACTTAATTTCTGATCTCTTTGTAACCTATGATGTTTTAAAATATGGCGGTTCAGTGTTGCATTCCTTACTGTTTTAGGAcagattttggtttttgttttatgtcccTATGTGTGCTTGAAGCCGGGGGGGcgtcacacgattttgttatgttagcataatgataataaaaataaatcttgaatcttgaattgaATTCTCAGTCACCTATTTGTTTTCGAAAGGAGCGCCGTTTATGCAAGTTCCATACTTGGAGAAACAGCGCCCCCTGTCGACGCGTGGTTGTACGGACAGGTGAGAGGTCGCGTTAGCTGGTTAGCACGACTGTAAGCTTTCTAGAATTAACTTTTGCTGCAGCCAAAGTAGGTAAATGCTCCCAGAAGAAAGCGAAGTTGTCCGCGCCCCGTGATTTCCTCTGCTGGGAACTCGCGGAAAACAAATAGTTTTCGAAACACTTTCAATCTGCGCCAGCTTTGAAGACTAATAATGCAGATGAGCATAAGCCTTGCTAGCTGGCTGTCTCGCTAAAGTGCTATGCGCCAACCCAGTGCTCGGATTTAATGGAGCTATCACAACAAGCTCAACGAAGTTAAACTTTAAATCCGGAGGAACTCTGCAAATCGCCAAAGGTGGGTAATGCTTTCTGCACGAACGTAATAATAATGAGCTAGCTTTCGTGGCATGTTAGAGCTAGCCCGCTAAGCTAACATTCACGTTGTGAGTGGAACATTAACCCAAAAGGAACGCGTACTCGCAGGTGTATCGCACATGCGTTCATCTCTGACGCACTGCCACAGCGTCATTTACCTCCACCCGACCATAGTCATAACTAGCGGTGTGTTTACGCACATAATACGGCATCTTTCCGGCGGAACCCGTTTGTGTAACATGAACCTGTGTAATTAAACtcgggtgaatgtgtgttgtcTTCCCGGCTGGAGTTCGCTCGGGCCTGacgtgatggaaaaaaaatgcacaagTCAAATAATAGTGGGACATAACCCTTTCGGTATTCTGGATTACACTGCGACACCGAGGCTAAGGTTAACCTGAGAACCCTCTTTGCTAACGCGTGTGCACGTCTTTCTTCACTTCACTGGTCTAACGGTGGGGAAGGAAATGCAATACTGTAAAATATAGATTTGTATAAAGCAATGCAATGAACACAGCGCATCCGGTCATAATTTTacatccgaactctgatcggattaaagagattgtgtccatgtaaacgcaccgaCTGTCGTCACTGTGGCTTTTGTGCTGAGCAAGACTGGCTTTCTCATCTCTCTCATGCCTCTTATTTTCCATGGTTAAACCCTAATTGCCTGCGTAatcatacaggtgtgtgtgtgtgtgtgtgggggggggggggggggggggggcaaaggctTGTGAAATCATAACAGTAATTGAGGTGGAAAGGTGATAACCACCCTCTGGAGGATGAAACTCACTTCAGACTCCGTGCATAAGCAAGATCAGGGCTTGATCAAATTAGGACTCCTTGTTGTCGTTCCCCTTTTAACCTTTTGCCTCATGAGACTTGCACGTAATTAACTTTCTCCGGTGCTGGGGTTAAGATGAGTGAATCCTATAAGTTGTTTGagaggtaataaaataaattattgccTTTTGGAAGCATTTCAAAACATGCATTCTGCAGTGTTGAAACCATATTATTTTTGACAACTTTCCTAATATCTGTACTAACTTTACATTCATGAAATGGCTTTGGAAGCGCAGCCACACTTGGTTTATTGACTATGCACCCCACCATTTGTTAGTCAGAAAGGTTCCCCATGTTTACGTTCCAATTTCGGAATGTCTGCCCTTGATTTTCCACTGTTGGTGGGACAATATGTCAGGAACAACGGAACAGCAATAGACCGTCTGGAATCCTATCAGTTCCGTGTTTCAGAGTTTCTCCATTTCAGATGTCTGAAATGAATTCCTTTTATGTCATAATTGTTTATCTCCTTTCTCCATACAGCTTCAGCTCATGCCGAAGACCTTTTTAATTTGTTCGTCTTTGATTTATATCCCAACTAATCTGCTTCTCCCGTCTCTCCGCAGATGTCTGTGTCGGTGCGGGGCCTGTACTTTGTGGTGACCCTGTTTTTGGGTAGTTTTTTTGGGAGTATCTTCATGCTGGGTCCAGTTTTGCCTCTCATGCTGCTGTCTCCTGCTTGGTATCGCTGGATCACCGATCGGATCGTTGCTACTTGGCTCACCTTACCTGTGGTGTGTAATATGTTTATCCTTTAAACGTGTGCCTGGCAGATGGTCTCAGGTTATCTGAGTCGTACTCAGTCGTGATAACCCAGATTACTTTGGCTTTATAAGGTTTTTACTGTCAGATGAAATCAGAATCTTATTCTAGTGATAACTTGAAATAACATTGGTATTAATTAATTTTCCTCTCCCTTGAATTTACCTTACCACCCTTTGTGTTCCCCTCTGTAtcctttttaaatgattgttcTCTCCCCTCTTTCAACATTTACCTCTAAATGTTGATCCTCCATTCCCTTTTTACTTATTCACCCTCCCTCCTCGTTGGCCATAGTCCTTGTTGGAGCTGGTATTTGGTGTGAAGGTGGTGATAACGGGTGATGGCTTTATTCCGGGGGAGCGAAGTGTCATCATTATGAACCACCGAACCCGTCTGGACTGGATGTTCCTGTGGTGTTGCCTGCTCAGGTACAGCTATCTTCGTCTGGAGAAGATCTGTCTGAAGGCTGCTTTGAAGGCTGTACCGGGCTTTGGTGGGTATGCAATAGGTTCCCATGCACAAATGTACCCTCTaataatgtataaataaatcattatcaAGTGTTATGTAAATAGATAAAAATGGGTTCTGCAAAATATTACAAACACCCTCCTGTTATAACTCAATTACAATCCGGCACCTCAAACTAAGGCCTTATAAATAACTATAATGTAAAATCTGCATGTGTTGCCCAGGCTGGGCAATGCAGGTGGCCTGCTTCGTCTTCATTCAGCGGCGTTGGATGGAGGACAAGAAGCACATGGAGAACATGCTGGACTACTTTTGCGACATCAGAGAACccttgcagctgctgctgttccccGAAGGCACAGATCTCACTGGTGAGAAGTGAACAAGGCCACATCCATCTATTCAGGCGACCAGTTGCCCACATCTCAGTAGCAGGTCGGCCATTTTCCAGAGTCCGCGTTCCACCGGTCTTACGTCTTTGCACTGACACTGTTACGCCAGCAGAGGAATGCTCTGACGTTTCGATCCAACCAACAGCGACACTCATTCCTAAAGCCCTTTCACATCACCATTAAGCCTTTCAAAGTCCGAGTAGCTTTACTGGGGGAAGCTTAACTTCTCTTTACGTAGCATGATGTCATTATAAGGGGGTTCAGTGGTATTGCACCCTAATTGGCTACCATACTTACGGCCTTAAAAGATTGTTTCACTGTTGCCGTTGGCTGTAGGCCTTTGATTGTGCACGTATGTCTGCGTGTAAGCCTCTGAAAGCTCAAGGCTTAATTTGACACAAGAAACAAGGGGATGTAAACAAGGTCCTCTGAATTTGTCGGATTCTTTATGCTTTTCATACTTTTCCAGGAGATGCGCACACACACCGCCATCTAGAGGATCAGTACCATGCAGAGCACTTGGATCTGTCTTATCCTTTCATGACTCCTTTGAAGCGTGTGGGAATTGAATGAACGATTATATAAGAATGACAAGTCACACCAGAGTCCTGACGAAACAAGGTCTGTCCATAGTCCCTTGGGCCTGCAAGCTAGCCTCAGCTGCTCCCTACATAATATGAGTAATTTACGTGTTCATGTAACAAGTTCCTGAGAAATGTTTGCTTAATACACATTTATGTCTAAACGTGTACATTTGACACCGCTGAATGTATTTCATGAATGTGTTTACATCCCAATCCTGTtattgtttaattattatttttagaatagtatttttttaatctttaattaAGATCagcttttattatttgtctttatGTTTTCACACTCTGTTAGTAAATTGTATTCGTCTGTTAATGGGTCAGCTTAAGCTAGACGGGATGGCTACTTGATGATGATCAGGCTCAGGTCGCTGAGCCTGAGGTGAAATAGATTCTGTGTCTGTCCTGTTACATTTAAGTGATCAATCTAACTTTAAGATAGACCTTGGAACATGTTGACACGCTGTATATACACATGTACACATAGCTAACAGAAACAGTTTTAAGACGATTGCTGTCTTTGTCTTACAGAAAATACAAGAGCAAAGAGTGATGACTTTGCTGCACAGAACAAGCTGCCGAAATATGAGTATGTGCTTCATCCCCGAAGCACCGGATTCACCTTCATCGTGGACAGACTAAGAGAAGGTCAGGTGTGATCCGCACCAGCTCCACGTTAAATATGAGGGTGATCGTTGCATAATGTTGCTGGTAGATAGCGGGCAACAGCAGATGTGCCATAGAGAAAGTGCGTGTTAGTCTGCTGTCATGATGGAAATATTTTATCAGCAAAACCATGGAAAAATGGCACGCTGTCAGGATATTTATAGTTGATCCACTGGCATTTGTGTACGAGGGATCATACCTGTTATTTTTACAAAACCTATTCTTCACCCGACGGCCAACCATTACAACACCACTGAGGATTCTCATGTTTTCCTGTAAGCTGATTCTGGCAGTGCTCCAGAGTTTTTAAATAACACCACTGGCCCTGCCGCTGAGTCACCTGCCCTCTTTGGCtgcagtgtgatgtcatcagaccgaactaattctcctctacctcctGGTGCACCACCGATTGGCATGCTTGTTCTTTATCCAAATCCACCGTGCTCCTCTCGGATCTATTTTTTACAGTGGTAGAGCCGATCTGTACAGGAGCAGACGCTGGCAGGCGACTTCTCGTCCACTTGGTTTTTAATTCGGCTTTATCTCTGTGTTGTAATAACACTGCAGATCGGTGCCGATGGCACAGAGCTCATGGCAGTTTTGAAGGCAGTGAGTGGATGAAGCTCTGAGCTGTTGAATAATTAGAGGCACATGCGTAA is part of the Brachionichthys hirsutus isolate HB-005 chromosome 18, CSIRO-AGI_Bhir_v1, whole genome shotgun sequence genome and harbors:
- the lclat1 gene encoding lysocardiolipin acyltransferase 1; translation: MSVSVRGLYFVVTLFLGSFFGSIFMLGPVLPLMLLSPAWYRWITDRIVATWLTLPVSLLELVFGVKVVITGDGFIPGERSVIIMNHRTRLDWMFLWCCLLRYSYLRLEKICLKAALKAVPGFGWAMQVACFVFIQRRWMEDKKHMENMLDYFCDIREPLQLLLFPEGTDLTENTRAKSDDFAAQNKLPKYEYVLHPRSTGFTFIVDRLREGKNLDAIHDITVAYPKNIPQTERHLILGLFPREIHFHVRRYPVASLPSSSTDLESWCRERWAEKEVRLRDFYSSEPRAFDRDGVERVPPCKTELRVSLIKAASLLYWSSFIALCFTGLWLWAPLRLYFLVMIGVYMAQQKLIGGLELLELSCHRYWKSMAADIGEKNRIPKGKLQ